A window of Trichoderma atroviride chromosome 3, complete sequence contains these coding sequences:
- a CDS encoding uncharacterized protein (EggNog:ENOG41~SECRETED:SignalP(1-19)): protein MTVYSLALLLASLAALAQAQQPNRPNDLNITQAQGNAYGCSSKACLENLQTFEALDRPIFGDVPFNYDFYATADNFTKSKPGDLLKLQRQNSTLYDITPGSSLWFIQYTSVGVGGQPVPSTGFILLPYLSEESNKTPLISYAHGTIGTVAACAASSSYNGYDYDSWKLLPTHGFAVVATDYAGLGNNYTTHKYGNPVINSEDVYFAVVAARKAFPNVFTTKWASLGHSQGAGAIWGLEENPRVASNQSGEYVGGVAVGPSSLNFSIQPPVFTPEAMKRYPLMNALGLCDNSYAGLNFDLPNHGILKPTPEQNKTIHEAYTKFQDQYGAATGRKGYKDLLVVQSHEDEIVNYTATIKAYDFACKKGNIVHLSVYHNLTHDESMAASAPEWLKWLSDRISGVPLANATKCTIQQRTPLYIPSRSGFGLA from the exons ATGACTGTCTATTCCTTGGCGCTTCTGCTGGCCTCTTTGGCTGCCCTTGCTCAAGCGCAACAGCCCAATCGTCCAAACGACCTCAACATCACCCAGGCCCAAGGTAATGCGTACGGCTGTTCTTCTAAGGCCTGCCTAGAGAACCTACAAACATTTGAGGCATTGGACCGACCGATCTTTGGAGATGTTCCCTTCAACTACGACTTCTACGCCACCGCAGATAACTTTACTAAATCTAAACCTGGAGACCTGTTGAAGCTTCAGCGGCAGAATTCCACTCTGTATGATATTACCCCTGGCAGCTCGTTATGGTTCATCCAATATACATCCGTCGGTGTTGGTGGACAGCCAGTCCCATCCACTGGGTTTATCCTTCTTCCCTATTTGAGTGAGGAATCCAACAAAACACCGCTTATTTCATATGCGCATGGTACTATCGGAACTGTCGCTGCTTGCGCCGCGTCCTCTTCTTATAACGGGTACGATTACGACAGCTGGAAGCTTCTCCCAACCCACGGATTCGCCGTGGTTGCTACAGACTACGCGGGCTTGGGCAACAACTACACCACACACAAGTACGGAAACCCAGTCATTAACTCAGAAGACGTATATTTCGCTGTTGTTGCCGCCCGCAAAGCTTTCCCAAACGTCTTCACCACTAAATGGGCTTCTCTCGGTCAttctcaaggagctggagccataTGGGGTCTCGAGGAGAATCCCCGTGTCGCTTCTAACCAGAGTGGTGAATACGTGGGAGGAGTTGCCGTAGGTCCTAGT TCCCTGAATTTCTCCATACAGCCACCCGTCTTCACCCCAGAGGCCATGAAGCGTTACCCGCTGATGAATGCGCTTGGGCTCTGCGACAATTCATATGCGGGCCTCAACTTCGACCTCCCGAACCATGGCATATTGAAGCCTACTCCTGAGCAGAATAAGACGATTCACGAAGCTTACACCAAATTCCAAGACCAGTATGGCGCCGCGACCGGGAGAAAAGGATACAAGGATCTCCTTGTTGTACAGTCccatgaagatgagattgtgAATTACACTGCTACGATTAAAGCATACGATTTCGCCTGCAAAAAAGGTAACATTGTTCACCTGAGCGTGTATCACAACCTCACCCACGACGAGTCAATGGCCGCTTCGGCGCCTGAGTGGCTCAAATGGCTCAGTGATAGAATTTCAGGTGTGCCACTTGCCAATGCAACCAAGTGCACTATACAGCAGAGGACGCCCTTATATATCCCTTCACGTTCTGGGTTTGGGCTAGCGTGA
- a CDS encoding uncharacterized protein (EggNog:ENOG41), producing the protein MKYNMDLFVYFPDSLFVICSVCKFACVANEVTAHLQQQHIPATATEVRRISDVVKAIPGIINTQEELRQWSVPPPTTPPIPIIPPPEPDGLECDKCPYVARTPKTIGAYYRNKHKWVNARGPGRCAKKLGAEEERAVPWRTGVQCQRFFPSRVASSWFEVGRGLPPSVKPDQHTDGVDKEAEFLNRIHREDEEAFVKESRAAIKTADDKWEADRWLNRVGWAAHLKDVDRDDLQKAVRPIEEHEVELQKMWAVFDQVLDTAYAVAVNRSPGTAELYEVERKEILYPRVSTRQCRVD; encoded by the exons ATGAAATATAATATGGATCTGTTTGTTTATTTCCCCGATTCCCTGTTTGTTATTTGCAGCGTTTGCAAGTTTGCATGTGTGGCCAATGAAGTAACAGCCCATTTACAGCAACAGCATATCCCGGCAACAGCAACAGAGGTTAGACGAATTAGCGATGTGGTGAAAGCAATCCCGGGCATCATTAACACACAGGAAGAGTTACGCCAGTGGTCAGTGCCgccaccaacaacaccaccaatCCCCATCATTCCACCGCCAGAACCGGATGGATTAGAATGCGATAAATGCCCGTATGTGGCCCGAACACCAAAGACCATAGGAGCATATTATCGGAACAAGCATAAGTGGGTCAACGCTCGGGGGCCGGGCCGGTGCGCCAAGAAGTTAGGGGCCGAGGAGGAGCGGGCCGTACCGTGGAGAACAGGCGTTCAATGCCAGAGATTTTTCCCATCGCGTGTGGCAAGTAGTTGGTTCGAGGTTGGCCGGGGATTGCCGCCGTCCGTCAAGCCAGATCAGCATACCGACGGAGTCGACAAGGAAGCCGAGTTTTTGAACCGAATCCACcgcgaagatgaagaggcgtTTGTGAAAGAGTCCAGAGCAGCCATCAAAACGGCGGACGACAAATGGGAAGCCGATCGGTGGTTAAATCGCGTTGGGTGGGCGGCCCATTTGAAGGACGTTGACAGGGACGATTTGCAAAAGGCAGTACGTCCGATTGAGGAGCATGAGGTCGAATTACAGAAGATGTGGGCCGTTTTTGATCAGGTATTAGACACCGCATATGCCGTGGCCGTCAATCGCAGCCCGGGCACGGCCGAGTTATACGAAGTTGAGCGAAAGGAAATATTATACCCCAGGGTCTCGACTCGTCAATGTAGG GTAGATTAG
- a CDS encoding uncharacterized protein (EggNog:ENOG41), with protein METYGYAWFLDKVDWSTLTFRQPHAAYMMFNNPSMQTAYRARYHQVRDVRIDFIRVNKAYQWMLEFSAVPACLDLLGDYLRELCLCAFRKDVFFHIKATLKPECAKAALAGEIPLCYDSVKDAMLTEHQPPQLAAGNRLAVKDIHVLFAWLWKSKDDEFERQGWNDKPFRMLFQQSFQAVKAARGEGWRLQVAAGAKKVVPREPLAPPLPARPGIYAQR; from the coding sequence ATGGAGACCTACGGCTACGCCTGGTTCCTGGACAAGGTCGACTGGAGCACGCTTACCTTCCGCCAGCCACACGCAGCCTACATGATGTTCAATAACCCCTCTATGCAGACCGCCTACCGCGCGCGGTACCACCAGGTCCGAGACGTGCGCATCGACTTCATCAGGGTGAACAAGGCCTACCAGTGGATGCTCGAGTTTAGTGCCGTCCCCGCGTGCCTCGACCTCCTAGGGGACTACCTCCGAGAGCTCTGCCTCTGTGCGTTCCGGAAGGACGTGTTCTTCCACATAAAGGCGACGCTGAAGCCCGAGTGCGCAAAGGCCGCGCTGGCTGGGGAGATCCCCCTCTGCTACGACAGCGTAAAGGACGCCATGCTGACAGAACACCAGCCGCCTCAGCTCGCGGCAGGGAATAGGCTGGCAGTAAAGGATATCCACGTGTTGTTCGCCTGGCTCTGGAAGTCCAAGGACGACGAATTCGAACGCCAAGGCTGGAACGATAAGCCGTTCCGGATGCTCTTCCAACAGAGCTTCCAAGCCGTCAAGGCCGCGCGGGGGGAAGGATGGCGCCTGCAAGTGGCGGCGGGAGCTAAAAAGGTCGTTCCTCGGGAGCCACTGGCTCCTCCCCTACCCGCACGGCCGGGGATTTATGCGCAGAGATAA
- a CDS encoding uncharacterized protein (EggNog:ENOG41), protein MNPTLHKLDPTGDTHLTLLNPNPPFAAYITLLENAMPQHNTPYEAWEANNNERRLWNAPVESQFNGSITGFIQMQLSSKHLQLAFDYFSKMMANKNWKESIPKDGFSFSATASGWNGEAFLTVMRILHAKTTMLPQIINLEMLAKVAVIIDYY, encoded by the coding sequence ATGAACCCGACTTTACATAAACTTGATCCAACAGGCGATACTCATCTTACTCTACTCAATCCGAACCCACCATTTGCCGCATATATTACCTTATTGGAAAATGCTATGCCACAGCATAACACCCCGTATGAAGCTTGGGAAGCAAATAACAACGAACGACGGTTATGGAACGCGCCAGTCGAATCACAGTTTAATGGATCTATCACAGGCTTTATACAAATGCAACTCTCATCAAAGCATCTGCAGCTAGCTTTTGATTATTTTAGCAAGATGATGGCTAATAAGAACTGGAAAGAATCTATACCCAAAGATGGATTTTCATTTTCTGCAACTGCAAGTGGCTGGAATGGAGAAGCGTTCCTTACCGTTATGCGCATACTTCATGCTAAAACAACAATGTTACCACAAATAATTAATCTCGAAATGCTAGCTAAAGTAGCTGTTATTATTGATTACTATTAA
- a CDS encoding uncharacterized protein (EggNog:ENOG41) encodes MDDTSYGNTMGKRKRGRPRKYSTAKAKAAADVERKRAARRDASSAQHDLTHTNFYNPVLSLQLADTFGGFHPLLEEGVEAQVTLDNETPTGAADPSPPVDYVGPDLDEAIGFDAPLEPLPQPEEDEGGLVERLAQKLAEQLTRFQGCCNDCHQTAKERRMQSPAEQISLTQYLESTAGLGADVLSSKTLAGGKDDLAGKVNAECRKKIFCGVDSRSEAPLICLDNDERVSRTAGVTFDVDSIIGFPTSLSVAKRGIRWSPTRMTVSDLQSDLHLRSIPVTYFTADGVQRQVQRPVHQVPHYTFGRVIGFEDISLYFLFPKLY; translated from the exons ATGGATGACACGAGCTACGGAAATACCATGGGAAAGCGCAAGCGTGGTAGGCCCCGAAAATACTCAACAGCTAAGGCTAAAGCTGCAGCGGATGTAGAACGGAAGCGAGCGGCGCGGCGGGACGCTTCCTCTGCACAACATGACTTAACGCATACCAACTTCTACAACCCAGTCCTATCTCTACAATTGGCAGACACATTTGGCGGCTTCCATCCGCTA CTGGAAGAGGGCGTGGAAGCACAGGTAACGCTTGACAATGAAACTCCCACAGGCGCTGCTGACCCTAGCCCTCCGGTGGACTACGTTGGTCCTGATCTAGATGAGGCCATTGGCTTTGATGCACCCCTTGAACCCTTACCCCAGccagaggaggatgaaggagGTCTAGTTGAGCGCCTCGcgcagaagctggcagagcaACTCACCAGGTTCCAAGGATGCTGCAACGACTGTCACCAGACAGCGAAGGAGCGTCGTATGCAAAGCCCGGCGGAGCAGATCAGCCTTACCCAGTACCTTGAGTCTACTGCTGGGTTAGGCGCTGACGTCCTCAGCAGCAAGACCCTCGCGGGCGGGAAAGATGACCTAGCCGGGAAAGTAAACGCCGAGTGTAGAAAGAAGATCTTCTGCGGCGTCGATTCCAGGTCCGAGGCGCCGCTCATCTGCCTAGACAATGACGAGAGAGTCTCGCGTACCGCAGGCGTTACCTTTGACGTGGACAGCATCATAGGTTTCCCAACCAGCCTGTCCGTCGCCAAGCGAGGCATTCGCTGGTCCCCTACGAGGATGACTGTGTCAGATCTTCAGTCTGACCTCCATCTACGGTCAATCCCGGTGACATATTTTACCGCAGATGGGGTGCAGCGTCAAGTCCAGCGGCCGGTGCACCAAGTCCCCCACTATACCTTTGGCCGCGTCATCGGCTTTGAGGACATTTCCCTCTACTTTCTCTTTCCCAAACTGTATTGA